ATAAATGAAGATTCTTTATTTTTTTATAAAGGTTTCTATTTTCTGTTAGAAAAGTATGAAAATTAAAGCGACAAAACTTAAATTTGTGGCACGACTTATGACGTATCACTAATTGAATTACAAAACAGTACTATGCAAGACATAAATATTAAAATTACCGATAGAGACGGTGTAAAACACGAAATTGTTGCCCCTACAGATATGGCAATGAATTTAATGGAAGTTGTTCGTTCTTACGAGTTGGCTCCAGAAGGAACTATTGGTATTTGCGGAGGTATGGCTATGTGTGCATCATGCCAATGTTATGTAACTAGCGATACAGAGTTACCAGAGATGGGAGATGATGAAGAAGCAATGCTGTCTGAGGCTTTTGATGTTAAAGATAACAGTCGTTTAGGTTGTCAAATTCAAATGACGCCAGAAATGGAAGGTCTAGAAGTAGAATTAGCTCCAGAAAGTTAATATTTGGCACAGTTGTGCTTTAGTTTAAAAAATTATATTAGATACAGCATTCCTAATAATGGATAGTGAACACAATTTGAAATTTGATTTCTTAATGGGTTTGTTTTTTCTTTATTAGGAATGCTTTTTTTGTTCTAAAACTATAGGTTTAATGTAATTATCAACTTGTAATTACTCAAAGTGAAACATGGTTTTAGTTGTTTAAAGAGGTGCACGTTTCAAAAATATTCAGTTTAAGTATGCTTTTTATTTCTATAATGAATTGTAAACATCGGGTCTTCTTTATGTCTTGCTCTTAAAAGAAATTATATTCATAGTTTAAATTGAGAAAAAGGTTTTCTGAAGAATTTGTTGAGTTTGGAGATTTATTTTTGAATTAGAAAGTGAGGATTAGAAAATTAGGTAAAATAAAAAAAGTTGTCGTATTCGTTAAAATAGACAACTTAGTTTATAGGGTTAAAAACCAGAAATGGTTTTAGTTTTTTTCTTTCTTCGGCTTAAAAATGAAAGCACTAGGGAATTTTTTCTTAATTTTTTTAAGTGCACGATCGGCTTCTAAACGCGTGCTAAAATTACCAGCCCAAATTTTAAAATTTGGTGTTTCATATTCTATAGATGGATTCCACTCAGAAAACGATTGGTTGAAATCTGCTTTGGCATTTTGTGCAGCAGAACGATTTCCAGAGTAAATTTGGATTTTATAACGATCGGAATCATGTTCGTTTTTATTCATTTCCTTTTTCAAATCTAACAAAACTGCTATGTTTTGATCTTGATTTAAAGAAACATGGCCTTCTTGCGAAAAACTTATTGTTGATGTTAACAATAGAGTTAATAGGGGTAACAAAGTTAATTTTGTTTTCAATGAGTTCATTTTCAAATTATTTTGTGCAAAGATATACGATGCAATTAAATTATTAGTTCTTTTATTTATTTAGAATCTCTCTAAATTACCAATTATACCTGTGCTATCATTTCTAAAATCGACTTTTAATATTACTTTTGCGAGAGATTTTTTTAACTGTATTTTTTTCAATTATTAGTAATGAAAAAATCATACCAAAGTTTAGAAGTTAATTTAACCAACAATATGAGACAGGTGATTCACCGTATATTAAGTAAAAACACTCTTAGTTTCAGCTTAATTATTTTATTAGCGTTTACATCAGTCCTTTCTGCACAGGAAGGCGATCCAGCGAAAGGAAAATCTTTATTCAATGCCAATTGTGCGGCTTGTCATCAATTAGACAAGAAAATGACCGGGCCGGCTTTACGTAATGTAGAGGCACGTTTGTCTGACGAGCAAGGCTTAGATCGTGATTGGATTCACGCTTGGGTACGTAACAGTTCAGGGCTTATTAAATCTGGCGATTCTTATGCCAATAAGGTTTACAATGAGTACGGTGGTGCTGCCATGACGGCTTTTCCTCAATTATCTGATGATGATATTAGCAATATTTTAGCATACACTGCTGAAGAAAAGAAAGCGCCAGTTGCACCTGCAGGTGGAGCGGTTGTTGCTCAAGCATCTGAAACGTCAGGAGGAATTTCAAATGAAATTATTTTAGGGGCCTTAGCGATCTTGTTTATGCTTTTAGCTGCAGGATTGTATTTAGTAAATAAAACACTACGTCGTTTTGCAACAGCTCAAAATATAGAATTACCTGAAGATTCAAAAAGAACTCCAATTTGGAAAGCATTTGTACAAAACCAATTTTTAGTAATGGTTCTTACAATATTCTTTTTACTATCGAGTGCGTATTTTGTTTACGGGTATTTATCTCAAATTGGGGTAGATCAAGGTTATCAACCAGTACAGCCAATTCACTTTTCGCATAAAATACATGCTGGTGATAATGGAATAGATTGTAAATACTGTCACTCTTCTGCAAGAGTTAGTAAAACATCTGGTGTGCCTTCGTTAAATGTTTGTATGAACTGTCACAAATCAATTTACGAATACAACGGTGAAACATCTCCTGAGTACTCTAAGGATTTCTACGATGGTGAAATTAAAAAATTATATGCTGCTGCAGGATGGGATGATGCCGAGCAAAAATATACAGGTGAATCTAGTCCGGTAAAATGGGTTCGTATTCATAACTTGCCAGATTTTGCATACTTTAACCACTCGCAACACGTAACTGTTGCAGGAGTAGAGTGTCAAACATGTCACGGTCCTGTGCAAGAAATGGAAATTGCTTATCAACATGCTCCATTAACAATGGGATGGTGTATTAACTGTCACAGAGAAACAGATGTTAACGTAAAAGATAATGCTTACTATACTAAAATTCATGACGAATTATCTAAAAAATATGGTGTAGATAAGTTGACAGCTGCTCAAATGGGTGGATTAGAATGTGGTAAGTGTCACTACTAAAAAAAATAGTTTTTCTTTTCTGCGAAAGCAGGGAACTTTTAAAAATTAATAAGAAGTAATTCAATTATATAATATGTCATCAAACAAGAAATACTGGAAAAGTGTTGAAGAGCTAAACGAAAATAGCTCTATTGTTGAGACGCTTAAACAAAACGAGTTTGTAGCTGAGATTCCTACCGATGAATTTTTAGGAGATAAAGATACATTAGAAGAAAGCTCTACAACGCGTCGCGATTTCTTAAAGTATGTTGGGTTTAGTACCGCTGCAGCTTCTTTAGCTGCTTGTGAGGGTCCTGTTAAAAAAGCGATTCCTTATGTAGTACAACCAACAGAAATTATTCCTGGTGTTGCTAACTACTATGCAACTACTATAGCGAATGGTTTTGATTTTGCTAGTGTTTTAGTGAAAACCCGTGAAGGTCGTCCAATTAAAATTCAGAACAATGTGATGGCGGCTACCAATGGTAGTGCTAACGCAAGAGTTAATGCTTCTGTATTAGGATTGTATGATAGTTTAAGAGTTCAAGGTCCAAAAAAGGCTGGAGATTCTATTACTTGGGATACTTTTGATAGTGAAACAACTAAGAAATTAACTGATTTAGCAGCAGCAAACAAGAGTATTGTGTTATTAACACAAACTTTTGCAAGTCCTTCTACTGATAAGTTAATTACTGAATTTAAAAATAAATATGGTAATGTAAGCCACGTGGTTTACGATGCTATATCAGAATCTGCTGCTCTTGATGCTTACCAAGCCAAATATGGTGAGCGTGGATTAGCAAACTACGATTTCTCTAAAGCGATGACAATCGTTTCTATTGGAGCTGATTTCTTAGGGGATTGGCAAGGTGGCGGTTTCGATTCAGGATATGCGAAAAACAAAGTGCCTAACCATGGTAAAATGTCTCGTCATATTCAGTTTGAATCTAATATGTCTCTTACTGGTGCAAACGCTGATAAGCGTGTGCCATTAACTCCATCAGAACAAAAAATAGCTTTAGCTAAATTATATAGCTACGTTGTAAATGGTTCTGTTTCTGGAACATTATCACCTAAAGTTGATGAAGCTGTTAAAAATGCAGCATCTCAAATTAAAAAAGCGGGAAGTAATGCAGTTGTAGTTACTGGTCTTCAAGATGTGAATGCTCAAACTATTGTTTTAGAAATAAATGCAGCATTACAGAGTAAAGCTTTCGATCCTAGTACTCCAATAAAGACTAGACAAGGTAGCGATAAAGCAGTGACTAAATTAGTTGCTGATATGAAAGCTGGAAAAGTTGGTGCGGTTATCATGAGCGGTGTTAATCCGGTTTATAGCTTAGCAAACGCTTCAGACTTTTCAGAAGGATTAAAGAACGTTGAATTGTCAATTGCTTTTTCTTTAAAAGAAGATGAGACTTCAACTCAAACAGAATATATAGCAGCAGCACCGCATTATTTAGAATCTTGGGGTGATGTTGAAATCAAAAAAGGTCATTATTCTTTAATGCAACCTACTATCCGCCCATTATTTGATACGCGTCAGTTTCAAGATGCATTATTAAAATGGACAGGTAATGAAGATACTTTTCACGATTATATTAAGAACAATTGGAATTCTAGCGTGTTAGGCGGGAATTCATTCAATCAAGCATTACACGATGGTGTTTATGTTTATGGTTCTTCTATTGGTGGATTAAATGGTACTTCAACTAAAACAGTAACAACTTCGACTACAGAATTAAAAGATAAGAAAGACCGAACTTTAGTGGGTGGACTTCTTCACGATGTTGCTGTAGGTGTTGGTATTAAGAAAGAAGATGAAGATGAGTTTACTACAAGCACATCTACTTCAACAGTAAGCGCTAGTAACGCAGTTGATGGTGCTTCTGTAATAGGAGGTGTTGCTGCAGCGAAAGCTTTGGTATCTTCAGCTACTTCAAACGGACTAGAATTATCATTATATACCAAAGTAGGTATGGGAGATGGGCAACAAGCCAATAACCCATGGTTACAAGAGTTTCCAGATCCAATTACTAGAACATCTTGGGATAACTATTTAACAGTTTCTAAAGCTGATGCAGAAGCATTAGGTTTAATGAATAAGCACGTTGCAAACGGCGCATTAAATGGTAGTTATGCAAATGTAACTGTTAACGGTGTTAGTTTAACTATACCGGTATTAATACAACCAGGACAAGCTAAAGGTTCTGTTGGATTATCTTTTGGTTACGGTAAAACAAAAGGATTAAAAGAAGAAATGCAAACAGGTGTAAATGCCTTTGCTTTCTATCATAACTTTAATACAGTACAAAACGTAACTGTTGAGGCTGCAGCTGGTGAGCATGAATTTGCTTCAGTACAATTGCACAATACCTTAATGGGACGTGGGGATATCATTAAAGAAACATCTTTAGAGATATTCAATACTAAAGATAAACAAGAGTGGAACCCTATGGCTATGGTTTCTTTAAATCATAAAGAAACTCCAGTTACAGATCCTAGTGTCGATTTATGGGATGAGTTTGATCGTTCTATAGGTCATCACTTTAACTTATCTATCGATTTAAATTCTTGTACAGGTTGTGGGGCATGTGTTATAGCTTGTCATGCTGAAAATAATGTACCAGTAGTTGGTAAATCTGAAGTACGTAGAAGTCGCGATATGCACTGGTTACGTATTGATAGATATTATTCTTCGGAAGAATCTTTCGATGGTGATAATGAAAAGAAAGATAACATTTCTGGTTTAGGAAGTTCATTAAGTGAGTTTGGTGAAATGGAGCATGCTTCAGAAAATCCTCAAGTAGCGTTCCAACCAATCATGTGTCAACATTGTAACCACGCACCTTGTGAAACTGTATGTCCTGTGGCAGCAACATCACACGGTCGTCAAGGTCAAAACCACATGGCTTATAACCGTTGTGTAGGTACAAGGTATTGTGCTAACAACTGTCCTTATAAGGTACGTCGTTTTAACTGGTTCTTGTATAATGGAAACGATGAGTTCGATTATCATATGAATGATGATTTAGGACGTATGGTATTAAACCCAGACGTTGTAGTACGTTCTCGTGGTGTTATGGAAAAATGTTCTATGTGTATTCAAATGACACAAAAGACAATTCTTGATGCTAAACGTGATGGACGTGTTATTAAAGATG
The window above is part of the Algibacter sp. L3A6 genome. Proteins encoded here:
- a CDS encoding SPOR domain-containing protein, with the protein product MNSLKTKLTLLPLLTLLLTSTISFSQEGHVSLNQDQNIAVLLDLKKEMNKNEHDSDRYKIQIYSGNRSAAQNAKADFNQSFSEWNPSIEYETPNFKIWAGNFSTRLEADRALKKIKKKFPSAFIFKPKKEKN
- a CDS encoding 2Fe-2S iron-sulfur cluster-binding protein codes for the protein MQDINIKITDRDGVKHEIVAPTDMAMNLMEVVRSYELAPEGTIGICGGMAMCASCQCYVTSDTELPEMGDDEEAMLSEAFDVKDNSRLGCQIQMTPEMEGLEVELAPES
- a CDS encoding cytochrome c3 family protein encodes the protein MRQVIHRILSKNTLSFSLIILLAFTSVLSAQEGDPAKGKSLFNANCAACHQLDKKMTGPALRNVEARLSDEQGLDRDWIHAWVRNSSGLIKSGDSYANKVYNEYGGAAMTAFPQLSDDDISNILAYTAEEKKAPVAPAGGAVVAQASETSGGISNEIILGALAILFMLLAAGLYLVNKTLRRFATAQNIELPEDSKRTPIWKAFVQNQFLVMVLTIFFLLSSAYFVYGYLSQIGVDQGYQPVQPIHFSHKIHAGDNGIDCKYCHSSARVSKTSGVPSLNVCMNCHKSIYEYNGETSPEYSKDFYDGEIKKLYAAAGWDDAEQKYTGESSPVKWVRIHNLPDFAYFNHSQHVTVAGVECQTCHGPVQEMEIAYQHAPLTMGWCINCHRETDVNVKDNAYYTKIHDELSKKYGVDKLTAAQMGGLECGKCHY
- a CDS encoding TAT-variant-translocated molybdopterin oxidoreductase — protein: MSSNKKYWKSVEELNENSSIVETLKQNEFVAEIPTDEFLGDKDTLEESSTTRRDFLKYVGFSTAAASLAACEGPVKKAIPYVVQPTEIIPGVANYYATTIANGFDFASVLVKTREGRPIKIQNNVMAATNGSANARVNASVLGLYDSLRVQGPKKAGDSITWDTFDSETTKKLTDLAAANKSIVLLTQTFASPSTDKLITEFKNKYGNVSHVVYDAISESAALDAYQAKYGERGLANYDFSKAMTIVSIGADFLGDWQGGGFDSGYAKNKVPNHGKMSRHIQFESNMSLTGANADKRVPLTPSEQKIALAKLYSYVVNGSVSGTLSPKVDEAVKNAASQIKKAGSNAVVVTGLQDVNAQTIVLEINAALQSKAFDPSTPIKTRQGSDKAVTKLVADMKAGKVGAVIMSGVNPVYSLANASDFSEGLKNVELSIAFSLKEDETSTQTEYIAAAPHYLESWGDVEIKKGHYSLMQPTIRPLFDTRQFQDALLKWTGNEDTFHDYIKNNWNSSVLGGNSFNQALHDGVYVYGSSIGGLNGTSTKTVTTSTTELKDKKDRTLVGGLLHDVAVGVGIKKEDEDEFTTSTSTSTVSASNAVDGASVIGGVAAAKALVSSATSNGLELSLYTKVGMGDGQQANNPWLQEFPDPITRTSWDNYLTVSKADAEALGLMNKHVANGALNGSYANVTVNGVSLTIPVLIQPGQAKGSVGLSFGYGKTKGLKEEMQTGVNAFAFYHNFNTVQNVTVEAAAGEHEFASVQLHNTLMGRGDIIKETSLEIFNTKDKQEWNPMAMVSLNHKETPVTDPSVDLWDEFDRSIGHHFNLSIDLNSCTGCGACVIACHAENNVPVVGKSEVRRSRDMHWLRIDRYYSSEESFDGDNEKKDNISGLGSSLSEFGEMEHASENPQVAFQPIMCQHCNHAPCETVCPVAATSHGRQGQNHMAYNRCVGTRYCANNCPYKVRRFNWFLYNGNDEFDYHMNDDLGRMVLNPDVVVRSRGVMEKCSMCIQMTQKTILDAKRDGRVIKDGEFQTACSAACSSGAMVFGDINDEESKVAKLKEDNRMYHLLEHVGTKPNVQYQTKVRNTTEA